The bacterium genome has a segment encoding these proteins:
- a CDS encoding KamA family radical SAM protein, with protein sequence MNSNNNMTNELVSVKEEPPLSSSDEPASTSSAAPLPSSTLNPQQNPKWNDWRWQVRNRIRTFNELTEFFPSLKTNKGIARVCEKYPMAITPYYASLIKTTDLSDPVFQMSVPQGQELFAPDFLHADPLEEEEDMPVPGLIHRYRDRALLMATTMCSMYCRHCTRKRVAGYQESCIDVAQLNTITGYLRAHPEIKDVVISGGDPLTMATSLLERILAAVRSVPSVDIIRIGTRVPVVLPQRINSELTQMLAKYHPVWVNTHFNHPNEITTESTAACAKLVNAGIPLGNQTVLLRGINDSPQVMEELLRGLVKIRVRPYYLFQCDLVRGVEHFRTPISRGIEIMEYLRGRLSGLAIPAYVVDAPHGGGKIPVLPNYIISSSPTHTVLRNFEGMIVNYPEPMEPMARTPAPAGTRSGSHGVWEVAAGHSSVITPANSNRNKRRSARKYQKPDPGQEHPEFRILLESLMAEGGG encoded by the coding sequence ATGAATAGCAATAATAATATGACAAACGAGTTAGTCTCAGTAAAAGAAGAACCTCCGCTTAGTAGTAGTGATGAGCCTGCAAGTACAAGCTCTGCCGCGCCCCTGCCCTCATCCACGCTCAACCCTCAACAAAACCCAAAGTGGAATGACTGGCGCTGGCAGGTTCGGAACCGCATCCGGACGTTCAATGAACTCACAGAATTCTTCCCCTCACTAAAAACCAATAAGGGCATTGCCCGGGTATGTGAAAAATACCCCATGGCCATCACCCCTTATTACGCCTCACTCATCAAAACAACAGATCTATCTGATCCTGTTTTCCAGATGAGCGTGCCTCAGGGGCAGGAACTTTTTGCACCCGACTTCCTGCATGCGGATCCTTTGGAAGAAGAGGAAGATATGCCTGTACCAGGATTGATTCACCGGTACCGAGACCGCGCACTCTTGATGGCAACCACCATGTGCTCAATGTATTGCCGCCACTGCACCCGGAAGCGTGTAGCCGGATACCAGGAATCCTGTATTGATGTCGCCCAACTGAACACCATCACGGGCTATCTCCGGGCTCATCCGGAAATCAAGGATGTAGTCATCTCCGGCGGAGATCCGCTGACTATGGCAACCTCTCTGCTGGAACGTATTCTGGCCGCCGTACGCTCAGTACCCAGCGTGGATATCATCCGGATCGGGACTCGCGTTCCGGTAGTCTTGCCCCAACGGATTAATTCAGAACTAACCCAGATGTTGGCGAAATACCATCCGGTGTGGGTTAACACCCATTTTAACCATCCCAACGAGATCACCACTGAATCCACAGCCGCCTGCGCCAAGCTGGTCAATGCCGGAATTCCGCTCGGGAACCAGACGGTACTTCTGCGAGGTATCAACGACTCCCCTCAGGTGATGGAGGAACTTTTGCGCGGTCTCGTGAAAATCCGCGTCCGCCCTTATTACCTTTTCCAATGCGATCTGGTAAGAGGGGTTGAGCATTTCCGTACCCCGATCAGTAGAGGTATTGAGATCATGGAATATCTTCGTGGGCGGCTTAGCGGTCTGGCCATCCCGGCCTATGTGGTCGACGCCCCGCACGGTGGCGGCAAGATCCCTGTATTGCCCAATTACATTATCTCTTCCAGTCCGACACACACCGTGCTCCGGAACTTTGAAGGCATGATTGTTAACTATCCCGAACCGATGGAACCCATGGCCCGCACTCCGGCGCCTGCCGGGACACGAAGTGGAAGCCACGGCGTCTGGGAAGTGGCCGCAGGCCATTCTTCGGTGATTACGCCTGCAAACTCCAATCGAAACAAACGTCGATCCGCCCGCAAGTATCAGAAGCCGGATCCTGGACAGGAACATCCCGAATTCCGGATCTTGTTGGAATCACTTATGGCGGAAGGCGGAGGTTAA
- a CDS encoding TetR/AcrR family transcriptional regulator encodes MDDEPDPRTEGRASRRATKTRQRLLDAALYVFNTKGIEACAIEDITESADVGKGTFYRHFMDKMDVLRTLLDLATDDLILRMPTTTTAPLSLEDRITQLFNAHVTFLSERADLFNVFLQGQMMVAARSAAVPGLQPPFARYITELEQRLAPILPAPVNAVDTRRLAVAIAATICGHITVGLSILSSKHDVITNLDLARQSLLIGTSQRPRCAV; translated from the coding sequence ATGGACGACGAACCAGACCCTAGAACTGAGGGCAGAGCATCGCGACGGGCTACCAAAACCCGACAGCGATTGCTAGACGCTGCCCTCTATGTCTTCAATACCAAAGGTATTGAAGCCTGTGCCATCGAAGATATCACTGAAAGTGCGGATGTCGGCAAAGGGACGTTCTACCGCCACTTTATGGATAAAATGGATGTTCTCCGCACTCTTCTCGATCTGGCTACTGATGATTTGATCCTGCGCATGCCCACCACCACCACTGCCCCTCTCTCGCTTGAAGATCGGATCACCCAGCTTTTTAATGCCCATGTAACGTTCCTATCTGAACGCGCAGACTTGTTTAATGTTTTTTTGCAAGGCCAGATGATGGTGGCAGCGCGGTCAGCAGCCGTGCCGGGACTTCAACCCCCGTTCGCCCGATACATCACCGAACTGGAGCAACGCTTAGCCCCGATACTTCCGGCTCCTGTTAATGCCGTTGACACGCGTCGCTTGGCTGTCGCCATCGCCGCCACCATTTGCGGACACATCACCGTCGGCCTATCCATTTTAAGTAGTAAACATGACGTGATCACTAACCTCGATCTGGCGCGACAGTCGCTGCTGATCGGCACGTCGCAACGACCGAGGTGTGCCGTGTAG
- a CDS encoding GrpB family protein — protein MKTMIGLTPGTVKLRHYTALWRNRFRTEDRRLKRYTSGSRYLLEHIGSTAIQRLDAKPIIDMAMMIPSLRRLPLWIKRLEAAGYAYKGEYGLPGRHFFIRGNPVTHHLHLVSKGSEHWPRWLLFRDYLRANPAEAQKYNNLKKALAKKYRHNRDAYTKAKTPLVNQLLAKAMKLQKNIKVC, from the coding sequence ATGAAAACCATGATTGGCCTCACGCCCGGCACAGTTAAATTGCGCCATTATACAGCCTTGTGGCGGAATCGGTTCCGGACCGAAGATCGGCGGCTAAAGCGTTATACGAGCGGCTCACGCTATCTGCTTGAGCATATCGGCAGCACCGCCATTCAAAGACTTGATGCCAAGCCGATCATTGACATGGCCATGATGATCCCCAGTCTGCGCCGCCTTCCACTTTGGATTAAGAGACTTGAAGCGGCCGGTTATGCCTACAAAGGTGAGTATGGACTTCCCGGACGACATTTTTTCATACGTGGAAATCCGGTGACCCATCACCTTCATCTCGTTTCAAAAGGCAGTGAACACTGGCCCCGTTGGCTTCTCTTCAGAGATTATCTCAGGGCCAATCCTGCCGAAGCGCAAAAATACAATAATCTAAAAAAAGCCCTTGCCAAAAAATACAGGCACAACCGTGATGCCTATACCAAAGCAAAAACCCCACTGGTCAATCAATTACTGGCAAAAGCAATGAAACTTCAAAAAAACATTAAAGTTTGTTGA